One window from the genome of Candidatus Didemnitutus sp. encodes:
- a CDS encoding histidine kinase: MHSATTLLKPALYRSVLFSEPGTVSVAPSTAAPTRPVARLHAHFLFNALHAVGTLVRLQRNDEAARAIFHLAELERHLVEKDDRTFVPLSEELDLIQLYLGFERIRFGDSLRVVVECDPEVRDLPVPNLILLPLVENAVKHGIARRAGQGRIEVFAGRRDGALCLEVRNDPPLRDKPVPAGLGYGQRATRERLAALYGGRATFTFAAQPPHGLAATLQLPA, encoded by the coding sequence ATGCATTCCGCCACCACCCTGCTCAAACCTGCCCTCTACCGCAGCGTTCTCTTTAGCGAGCCAGGGACTGTCTCCGTCGCCCCCAGCACCGCCGCCCCGACGCGGCCGGTCGCCCGCCTGCACGCACACTTCCTCTTCAACGCCCTTCACGCCGTCGGCACCCTCGTCCGCCTCCAGCGCAACGACGAGGCCGCGCGCGCCATCTTCCACCTCGCCGAACTCGAACGCCATCTCGTCGAGAAAGACGATCGCACCTTCGTGCCGCTGAGCGAGGAGCTCGACCTCATCCAACTCTACCTCGGCTTCGAGCGCATCCGCTTCGGCGACAGCCTGCGCGTGGTCGTCGAATGCGATCCGGAAGTGCGCGACCTGCCCGTGCCCAACCTGATTCTGCTCCCCCTGGTGGAGAACGCCGTGAAGCACGGCATCGCGCGCCGCGCCGGACAGGGCCGCATCGAGGTGTTCGCCGGCCGGCGTGACGGCGCGCTCTGCCTCGAAGTGCGCAACGATCCTCCGCTCCGCGACAAACCTGTCCCCGCCGGCCTCGGCTACGGCCAGCGCGCCACGCGCGAACGCCTCGCCGCCCTCTACGGCGGACGCGCCACCTTCACCTTCGCCGCGCAGCCGCCGCACGGCCTCGCCGCCACGCTGCAGCTCCCCGCATGA
- a CDS encoding TonB-dependent receptor, whose protein sequence is MKPCNSHAARARLLGLRLSALLALPALAFGQTGTSTDNAAKQDEPLKLDKFVVTGSFIPQASSEPVGPVAVFTESDIRSTGAFTPIQALRSLPSFIGNPGPTENDSNGGNGSTAVSLRGLGAGQTLVLIDGRVTLQFANIQLLPIEAIERVEVLRDGAGVIYGSAAIGGAVNIILKKNYNGSTLNVSAGGATRSPGGRETYQVSFATGVSNEKTSIVATGSLFHNRTIYANNRPNSAQSDNRRLGGTNGGSPTFPGVVSIGGAPKILRPNFPTNATPTAADYIDFDTNGFSSNQLFNFRQYSPSAPGQDRQSFMVSIDHAIAGDKLKLFGGFLYSRLKTENGLAPAPFALDVDPAGPAVGSATSFGPYNQGILNPATDFFRYRSVELGNRTNEQTFTDYRWQVGLRGQISDKWSWESAMTIEREDFEQIDGGVPSLPALDAEIQAGRFNPFAPAFSKGTATIGGQTYTWDNEKALQASAIKARQVNPIRNRFYDFRVTGALWELPAGDLGFAAGYETYTSRNTFDPDDLYASGSVLGLNSFSDSFTKQQSDSLFAEVKVPIIGEKNRLPLVHSLSVGALARREDQEIGDGTDSRSYTKTNPSVNLHWAPTADYLVRASWSKGFVVPIPGTVFGTPGTSNPTLVDPLGFPYSAQTQIVIRTNPDLHPAESKAFSVGLVGSPRNLLKNLSFSVDFYSIDVSGIVANNAGAILAANAAGQGPGFVPGNAATINPNAPFANLIRRSANGRLNSSGSFAADGIISKGAVLSDYLNIGSRKVQGLEYTATYLYNTTDWGRFKFTAAANQFLKFDQNSGPGLPTVSYLGRFVSTVGDPISPGSIPRWKGNFSTGWTYGNWSSTATFNYIGSYQDDPLFVLTPKMQAFIDAGTPKSDPLFAAFLSDISQPKVGGYRRIAAFKTVDLQTTYSFQSDNVFLEHLSVTLGATNVFDKLAPFAAGAFNDSFDTRTHNNIGRFVYLQLRKQF, encoded by the coding sequence ATGAAACCATGCAACTCGCATGCGGCCCGCGCGCGCCTTCTCGGCCTGCGCCTGTCCGCATTGCTGGCGCTCCCCGCCCTGGCCTTCGGCCAGACCGGAACCTCCACCGACAACGCAGCCAAGCAGGATGAGCCCCTGAAGCTCGATAAGTTCGTCGTCACCGGTTCGTTCATTCCACAGGCCAGCTCCGAGCCCGTCGGCCCGGTCGCGGTCTTCACGGAAAGCGACATCCGCTCCACCGGTGCGTTCACGCCCATCCAGGCGCTGCGCAGCTTGCCCTCCTTCATCGGCAATCCCGGCCCGACCGAAAACGACTCGAACGGCGGCAACGGCTCGACCGCGGTCAGCCTCCGCGGTCTCGGCGCCGGCCAGACGCTCGTCCTGATCGACGGCCGCGTCACGCTCCAGTTCGCCAACATCCAGCTGCTCCCGATCGAAGCGATCGAGCGCGTCGAAGTGCTCCGCGACGGCGCGGGCGTCATCTACGGCTCCGCGGCCATCGGCGGCGCGGTGAACATCATCCTCAAGAAGAACTATAACGGCTCGACGCTGAACGTCAGCGCCGGCGGCGCCACGCGCTCGCCCGGCGGCCGCGAGACCTACCAGGTTTCGTTCGCCACTGGCGTTTCGAACGAGAAGACCTCGATCGTCGCCACCGGCAGTCTCTTCCACAACCGCACGATCTACGCGAACAACCGCCCGAACAGCGCGCAGTCCGACAACCGCCGTCTCGGCGGCACCAACGGCGGCTCGCCCACGTTCCCCGGCGTGGTCAGCATCGGCGGCGCTCCCAAGATCCTGCGCCCGAACTTCCCGACCAACGCCACCCCGACGGCCGCGGACTACATCGATTTCGACACGAACGGCTTCAGCTCGAACCAGCTGTTCAACTTCCGCCAGTATTCGCCGTCGGCGCCCGGACAGGACCGTCAGTCCTTCATGGTCAGCATCGATCACGCGATTGCCGGCGACAAGCTGAAGCTCTTCGGCGGCTTCCTCTACTCGCGCCTGAAGACCGAAAACGGCCTCGCCCCGGCGCCCTTCGCGCTCGACGTCGACCCGGCCGGTCCGGCCGTCGGCAGCGCGACGTCCTTCGGTCCCTATAACCAAGGCATCCTCAACCCCGCGACCGACTTCTTCCGCTACCGCTCGGTCGAACTCGGCAACCGCACGAACGAGCAGACCTTCACCGACTATCGCTGGCAGGTCGGCCTGCGCGGCCAGATCTCCGACAAGTGGTCGTGGGAAAGCGCGATGACGATCGAGCGCGAGGATTTCGAGCAAATCGACGGCGGCGTGCCGTCGCTGCCCGCCCTCGACGCCGAGATCCAAGCCGGACGCTTCAATCCGTTCGCTCCCGCGTTTTCCAAGGGCACGGCCACCATCGGCGGCCAGACCTACACGTGGGACAACGAGAAGGCGCTCCAGGCTTCCGCCATCAAGGCCCGCCAGGTGAACCCGATCCGCAACCGCTTCTACGACTTCCGCGTGACCGGCGCCCTCTGGGAACTGCCGGCCGGTGACCTCGGCTTCGCCGCGGGCTACGAAACCTACACCAGCCGCAATACCTTCGATCCGGACGACCTCTATGCCTCCGGCAGCGTGCTCGGCCTGAACTCCTTCTCCGACTCCTTCACCAAGCAGCAGAGCGATTCGCTCTTCGCCGAAGTCAAGGTTCCCATCATCGGTGAAAAGAACCGCCTGCCGCTCGTGCACAGCCTCTCCGTCGGCGCCCTGGCGCGTCGCGAAGATCAGGAGATCGGCGACGGCACGGACTCGCGCAGCTACACCAAGACCAACCCGAGCGTGAACCTCCACTGGGCGCCCACGGCGGACTACCTCGTCCGCGCGAGCTGGAGCAAAGGCTTCGTCGTGCCGATCCCGGGCACCGTCTTCGGCACGCCCGGCACGAGCAACCCGACCCTCGTCGACCCGCTCGGCTTCCCCTATTCGGCGCAGACGCAAATCGTGATCCGCACGAATCCCGATTTGCACCCCGCCGAGTCGAAGGCCTTCTCCGTCGGCCTCGTCGGCTCGCCGCGCAACCTGCTCAAGAACCTGAGCTTCTCGGTCGACTTCTACTCGATCGATGTCAGCGGCATCGTCGCCAACAACGCGGGTGCGATCCTCGCCGCGAATGCCGCGGGCCAAGGCCCCGGCTTCGTCCCCGGCAACGCCGCGACCATCAACCCGAACGCTCCGTTCGCGAACCTGATCCGTCGTTCCGCCAACGGCCGCCTGAACAGCAGCGGCAGCTTCGCGGCCGACGGCATCATCTCGAAGGGCGCCGTGCTCTCCGACTACCTCAACATCGGTTCGCGCAAGGTGCAGGGCCTCGAATATACGGCCACCTACCTCTACAACACGACCGACTGGGGCCGCTTCAAGTTCACCGCCGCCGCGAACCAGTTCCTGAAGTTCGACCAGAACTCCGGCCCCGGCCTGCCGACGGTCAGCTACCTCGGCCGCTTCGTCAGCACCGTCGGCGACCCGATCTCGCCCGGCAGCATCCCGCGTTGGAAGGGCAACTTCTCCACCGGCTGGACCTACGGCAACTGGTCGAGCACCGCGACGTTCAACTACATCGGCTCGTATCAGGACGACCCGCTCTTCGTGCTCACGCCGAAGATGCAGGCCTTCATCGACGCGGGCACCCCGAAGTCTGATCCGCTCTTCGCGGCGTTCCTCTCCGATATCTCGCAGCCCAAGGTCGGCGGCTACCGCCGCATCGCCGCGTTCAAGACGGTCGACCTCCAGACGACCTACAGCTTCCAGAGCGACAACGTGTTCCTCGAGCACCTCTCCGTGACGCTCGGCGCCACGAACGTGTTCGACAAGCTCGCTCCGTTCGCCGCTGGCGCGTTCAACGACAGCTTCGACACGCGCACGCACAACAACATCGGACGCTTCGTCTACCTGCAACTGCGCAAGCAGTTCTAA
- a CDS encoding LysR family transcriptional regulator: MELRHLKTFLVVAETLNISAAARRLHVTQPALSRHIHLLEHQVGHPLFVRHRSGLRLTATGMTLRDYGLKAVEAADTALQHARGAGSKEGTVVRFGYYGISVWENILAPAIEEFGRLHPAVTLNMVEESSVHLAADLQAGQLDVALLGEGDYRALPGVVTEIACTIPSLAVVAPDHRLAGRRSVSLADLRDEEIIGFKHQDAPGKYRPFLEACRVEGITPRVSHVASIFPELCVAVRKRRGVAILSAFVRAVSHPGVVFLPLKPPGVPVSLYTAHAARASAAARDLVRILAGHAQQAARDTFRAK, encoded by the coding sequence ATGGAATTGCGCCACCTCAAGACCTTCCTCGTGGTCGCGGAGACCTTGAACATCTCCGCCGCCGCGCGGCGTCTGCACGTGACGCAACCCGCGTTGAGCCGGCACATCCACCTGCTGGAACATCAGGTCGGCCACCCGCTGTTCGTGCGCCATCGCTCCGGACTGCGCCTCACGGCCACCGGCATGACCTTGCGCGACTACGGCCTGAAAGCCGTCGAGGCGGCCGACACCGCGCTCCAGCACGCCCGCGGCGCCGGCTCGAAGGAGGGCACCGTCGTGCGCTTCGGCTACTACGGCATCAGCGTATGGGAAAACATCCTCGCCCCCGCGATCGAGGAGTTCGGCCGCCTCCATCCGGCGGTGACGCTGAACATGGTCGAGGAATCCTCCGTGCACCTCGCGGCGGATTTGCAAGCCGGGCAACTCGACGTGGCCCTCCTCGGCGAAGGCGACTACCGCGCCCTGCCCGGCGTGGTCACCGAGATCGCGTGCACCATCCCCTCCCTCGCCGTCGTCGCGCCCGACCACCGACTCGCGGGCCGCCGCTCGGTGTCGCTCGCCGATTTGCGCGACGAGGAGATCATCGGCTTCAAGCATCAGGATGCGCCGGGCAAATACCGGCCCTTCCTCGAGGCGTGCCGCGTGGAGGGCATCACGCCCCGCGTGTCGCACGTCGCTTCGATTTTCCCCGAGTTGTGCGTGGCGGTCCGCAAGCGCCGCGGCGTGGCGATCCTCAGCGCGTTCGTGCGCGCCGTGTCGCACCCCGGCGTGGTCTTCCTGCCCTTGAAGCCGCCCGGCGTGCCGGTGTCCCTCTACACGGCGCACGCCGCGCGCGCGTCGGCGGCGGCGCGCGATCTGGTGCGCATCCTCGCCGGCCACGCCCAACAGGCCGCGCGCGACACGTTCCGCGCGAAGTAA
- a CDS encoding M13 family metallopeptidase — protein sequence MNTPRLLLAALVATLGASAASAAVVPAADLKFSVEHMDRSVSPGVDFAKYAWGGWGTRTAIPADKARWGSGDMLGENNWARVRSILEDAAAKSGAPGSIQQKVGDFYASAMNTEAINAAGLKPLQPTLDQIAAIKTVDDLIVAVADAQNHIGGPLFGTAIYADFKDNSKICFYLAQGGLSLPTRDYYFDEKYAKFRDEFVVHMAKMFELAGATPESAKADAATVFALEKTLAEVSKSQTELRNPLANYNKMTRAEADAAMPGFPLERYLSLAMIPASEQEIVVMQPKFFATLGTLLEPRLAEWKVYLRYHALKDSAPFLSSAFEDESFRFFGQTLNGTPQPEPRWQRVAKRMDGQIGYAISELYVAKYFPPAVKARLDGMIAIMKDVLHDRIQKLDWMTDATKAKALEKLAAYRIMVGAPPKWRDYSGLSIARDDFYGNIRAASFFEVKRQLAKFGQPFDRDEFLASPHQVNAYNQPSANQLVFLAGILQPPYFDAEMDDAVNFGAICAVIGHEITHGFDDQGRLYDASGNLKDWWTEKDATEFKARSDKLVNQFGAYEALPGLKVNGQLTLGENIADLAGVSIAYEALERSLVGKERKLIDGLTPEQRFFLSWAQVWKTKTRDERMKFYLQADPHSPGEFRAYGPLVNLQEFYDTFGIKEGDPMWMKPELRTKIW from the coding sequence ATGAACACACCCCGCCTCCTCCTCGCCGCTCTGGTCGCGACGCTGGGCGCCTCCGCCGCGTCCGCCGCCGTCGTGCCAGCCGCCGACCTCAAATTCTCCGTCGAGCACATGGACCGCTCCGTGTCGCCCGGCGTCGACTTCGCCAAATACGCCTGGGGCGGTTGGGGCACCCGCACCGCCATCCCCGCCGACAAGGCCCGCTGGGGCTCCGGCGACATGCTCGGCGAAAACAACTGGGCCCGCGTCCGCAGCATCCTCGAGGACGCCGCCGCCAAATCCGGCGCACCCGGCTCCATCCAACAAAAGGTCGGCGACTTCTACGCCTCGGCGATGAACACCGAGGCGATCAACGCCGCCGGCCTCAAACCCCTCCAGCCCACGCTCGACCAGATCGCCGCGATCAAGACGGTCGACGACCTCATCGTCGCCGTCGCCGACGCGCAGAACCACATCGGCGGGCCGCTCTTCGGCACCGCGATCTACGCCGACTTCAAGGACAACTCGAAGATCTGCTTCTACCTCGCCCAAGGCGGTCTCAGCCTGCCGACGCGCGACTACTACTTCGACGAGAAGTATGCGAAGTTCCGCGACGAATTCGTCGTGCACATGGCGAAGATGTTCGAACTCGCCGGCGCCACGCCCGAATCCGCCAAGGCCGACGCCGCCACCGTCTTCGCGCTCGAGAAAACCCTCGCCGAGGTCTCCAAATCCCAGACCGAGCTGCGCAACCCGCTCGCGAACTACAACAAGATGACCCGCGCCGAAGCCGACGCCGCCATGCCGGGCTTCCCGCTCGAGCGCTACCTGTCGCTCGCGATGATCCCCGCCAGCGAGCAGGAGATCGTCGTCATGCAGCCGAAGTTCTTCGCCACGCTCGGCACGCTGCTCGAGCCGCGCCTCGCCGAGTGGAAGGTCTACCTCCGCTACCACGCGCTGAAGGATTCCGCGCCGTTCCTGTCGTCGGCCTTCGAGGACGAGAGCTTCCGCTTCTTCGGCCAGACGCTCAACGGCACGCCGCAACCGGAGCCGCGCTGGCAGCGCGTCGCCAAGCGCATGGACGGTCAGATCGGCTACGCCATCTCCGAACTCTACGTCGCGAAATATTTCCCGCCCGCCGTGAAGGCCCGCCTCGACGGCATGATCGCGATCATGAAGGATGTCCTCCACGACCGCATCCAGAAGCTCGACTGGATGACCGACGCCACCAAGGCCAAGGCGCTCGAGAAACTCGCCGCGTATCGCATCATGGTCGGCGCTCCGCCGAAGTGGCGCGACTACTCCGGTCTCTCGATCGCGCGCGACGACTTCTACGGCAACATCCGCGCCGCCTCCTTTTTTGAAGTGAAGCGCCAGCTGGCTAAATTCGGCCAGCCGTTCGACCGCGACGAGTTCCTCGCCTCGCCGCACCAGGTCAACGCCTACAACCAGCCCTCGGCCAACCAGCTCGTGTTCCTCGCCGGTATTTTGCAGCCGCCGTATTTCGACGCCGAGATGGACGACGCCGTCAACTTCGGCGCGATCTGCGCCGTCATCGGCCACGAAATCACGCACGGCTTCGACGACCAAGGCCGCCTCTACGACGCCTCCGGCAACCTGAAGGACTGGTGGACCGAGAAGGACGCCACGGAATTCAAGGCCCGCTCCGACAAGCTCGTGAACCAGTTCGGCGCCTACGAGGCGCTCCCCGGCCTCAAGGTCAACGGCCAGCTCACGCTCGGCGAAAACATCGCCGACCTCGCCGGCGTCTCCATCGCCTACGAGGCGCTCGAGCGCTCGCTCGTCGGCAAGGAGCGCAAGCTCATCGACGGCCTCACGCCCGAGCAGCGCTTCTTCCTCTCGTGGGCGCAGGTCTGGAAGACCAAGACCCGCGACGAGCGCATGAAGTTCTACCTCCAGGCCGACCCGCACTCGCCCGGCGAATTCCGCGCCTACGGTCCGCTCGTGAACTTGCAGGAGTTCTACGACACCTTCGGCATCAAGGAAGGCGACCCGATGTGGATGAAGCCCGAGCTGCGCACCAAGATCTGGTAA
- a CDS encoding response regulator transcription factor, translating into MSPLNILLVDDDPLARANLSRLLGAERDMCVVGEAGDGASALSLLETATLDLAFVDVELPDMTGFGVLARLPAARRPAIVFTTGHREFAAEAFEIRALDYLLKPYTDERFRNALDRARRHLRQPALESIASQLHSIVRHLGDQPPSSATNSPLVGTSSEPQFMAKSGNDIHVFKPDQIKWIEAQGDYLKIHSTLGNALVRETMKGFLARATPGIFERVHKSAIVNLRYVRRLVPLNSGDYRLELLDGTPVRVSRNYFGQLKHALAR; encoded by the coding sequence ATGAGTCCGCTCAACATCCTCCTCGTCGACGACGATCCCCTCGCCCGCGCCAATCTCTCCCGCCTGCTCGGTGCCGAGCGCGACATGTGCGTCGTGGGCGAAGCCGGCGATGGAGCCTCCGCCCTCTCGCTCCTCGAGACCGCCACGCTCGACCTCGCCTTCGTCGACGTCGAGCTGCCCGACATGACCGGCTTCGGCGTGCTCGCCCGCCTCCCCGCCGCTCGCCGACCCGCGATCGTCTTCACCACCGGACATCGCGAGTTCGCCGCCGAGGCCTTCGAGATCCGCGCCCTCGACTACCTGCTCAAGCCCTATACCGACGAGCGCTTCCGCAACGCGCTCGATCGCGCCCGCCGCCACCTGCGCCAGCCCGCCCTCGAGTCGATCGCCTCGCAGCTCCACAGCATCGTGCGCCATCTCGGGGATCAGCCGCCGAGCAGCGCGACCAATTCCCCCCTCGTCGGAACCTCGTCCGAACCCCAGTTCATGGCCAAATCGGGCAACGACATCCACGTCTTCAAACCCGACCAGATCAAGTGGATCGAGGCGCAGGGCGACTACCTGAAAATCCACAGCACGCTCGGCAACGCGCTCGTGCGCGAGACGATGAAGGGTTTCCTCGCGCGCGCCACGCCCGGGATTTTCGAACGCGTGCACAAATCCGCAATCGTGAATCTCCGCTACGTGCGCCGCCTCGTGCCGCTGAACTCCGGCGACTACCGCCTCGAACTGCTCGACGGCACCCCCGTGCGCGTGAGCCGGAACTACTTCGGCCAGCTCAAGCACGCCCTCGCACGCTGA
- a CDS encoding D-2-hydroxyacid dehydrogenase: MSLTVWANHELRPGARELFYDSLARLGCRVIQSEKSSRSVLTPGAPDPTLLEADIAYGQPAPDDILRAPKLRWVALSTAGYTRYDRDDFRSAMRTRGTIVTNASSVFANPCAEHALAMMMTFTRELPRYIANKHAAREWNYTDGRYSIETLQGKTVVILGYGAIGQRLHDLLTPFRCRVIGVRRQPRGDEGIEMVRDAEVGTVLGLADHVVNCLPDAPGTQRFCDAVFFAQVRRGAYFYNVGRGCTVDQVALQSALRSGQLRGAFLDALDPEPLPPDHALWAEPNCHITPHLAGGHREQDESLVRHFTGNLQRFVSGLPLLDRIV; this comes from the coding sequence ATGAGTCTCACGGTTTGGGCCAACCACGAGCTCCGTCCTGGTGCGCGTGAACTATTCTACGACAGCCTCGCCCGGCTGGGCTGTCGCGTCATCCAATCGGAAAAATCCTCCCGATCGGTCCTCACCCCCGGCGCGCCCGACCCCACGCTCCTCGAAGCCGACATCGCCTATGGCCAGCCGGCGCCGGACGACATCCTGCGCGCACCGAAACTGCGCTGGGTCGCGCTCTCCACCGCCGGCTACACGCGCTACGATCGCGACGATTTCCGCTCCGCCATGCGCACGCGCGGCACGATCGTGACGAACGCCTCGAGCGTGTTCGCCAATCCCTGCGCGGAGCACGCGCTGGCGATGATGATGACCTTCACCCGCGAGCTCCCGCGCTACATCGCCAACAAGCACGCCGCCCGCGAGTGGAACTACACCGACGGCCGCTATTCCATCGAGACGTTGCAGGGCAAAACCGTCGTCATCCTCGGCTACGGCGCCATCGGCCAGCGCCTGCACGACCTCCTCACGCCGTTCCGCTGCCGCGTCATCGGCGTGCGCCGCCAGCCGCGCGGCGACGAGGGCATCGAGATGGTCCGCGACGCCGAGGTCGGCACCGTGCTCGGCCTCGCCGATCACGTCGTGAACTGCCTGCCCGACGCGCCCGGCACGCAGCGCTTCTGCGACGCCGTGTTCTTCGCGCAGGTCCGGCGCGGCGCCTATTTCTACAATGTCGGCCGCGGCTGCACCGTCGACCAGGTGGCGCTCCAATCCGCTCTCCGCAGCGGCCAGCTCCGCGGCGCGTTCCTCGACGCGCTCGATCCCGAGCCGTTGCCGCCCGACCACGCGCTCTGGGCCGAGCCGAACTGCCACATCACGCCGCACCTCGCCGGCGGACACCGCGAGCAGGACGAGAGCCTCGTGCGGCATTTCACGGGCAACCTCCAGCGCTTCGTCAGCGGCCTGCCGCTGCTCGATCGCATCGTCTGA
- a CDS encoding LysR family transcriptional regulator, with the protein MELRHLRTFLAAAETLSISAAARRLNVTQPALSRQIRELEREVGHSLFVRHPAGLRLTATGQALRERGAPALAKMEAALSFAQGEAAREPAVLRVGYYGTMVIWSRVLAPALEKRTRRQPEVTYAVQELTNAQMIVALRDGALDVAVLGPGDLPNAPGVTIETACEFPVSVLVALDHPLAKKRQLALEELRGQEIASLSPESAPGRDRALIAACRAADFTPRIFSAGATFQEALLLGAQRGAVGLAGTFGAGIRSTLFPGLACIPLKPPGILLPLHVAHAKSSVSARLLAETIGVEARRAAATKRA; encoded by the coding sequence GTGGAACTACGACACCTCCGCACCTTCCTCGCCGCCGCCGAGACGTTGAGCATTTCCGCCGCCGCGCGCCGGCTGAACGTCACCCAACCCGCGCTCAGCCGCCAAATCCGCGAACTCGAACGCGAAGTCGGCCACTCGCTCTTCGTGCGCCATCCCGCCGGACTCCGCCTCACCGCCACCGGCCAGGCCCTGCGCGAACGCGGCGCGCCCGCGCTCGCGAAGATGGAGGCCGCGCTCAGCTTCGCCCAAGGCGAGGCGGCACGGGAGCCCGCCGTGCTGCGCGTCGGCTACTACGGCACGATGGTGATCTGGAGCCGCGTGCTCGCCCCCGCGCTGGAGAAACGCACGCGCCGCCAGCCGGAAGTCACCTACGCCGTGCAGGAGCTGACCAACGCGCAGATGATCGTCGCGCTGCGCGACGGCGCGCTCGACGTGGCCGTCCTCGGCCCCGGCGACCTGCCGAACGCGCCCGGCGTGACCATCGAGACGGCCTGCGAGTTTCCCGTCTCCGTGCTCGTGGCTCTCGATCATCCGCTGGCCAAGAAGCGTCAGCTCGCGCTCGAGGAGTTGCGCGGCCAGGAGATCGCCAGCCTCTCGCCCGAGAGCGCGCCCGGCCGCGACCGCGCGTTGATCGCGGCGTGCCGCGCGGCGGATTTCACCCCGCGGATTTTCTCCGCCGGGGCCACGTTCCAGGAAGCGCTCCTGCTGGGCGCCCAGCGCGGCGCAGTCGGCCTCGCCGGCACCTTCGGCGCCGGCATCCGCAGCACGCTTTTCCCCGGACTGGCCTGCATACCGCTGAAGCCACCTGGCATCCTGCTCCCGCTCCACGTCGCCCACGCGAAATCCTCCGTCTCCGCGCGCTTGCTCGCAGAGACCATCGGAGTGGAAGCCCGCCGCGCCGCGGCGACGAAGCGCGCCTGA
- a CDS encoding LysR family transcriptional regulator yields the protein MELRHLRTFLAAAETLSISAASRQLHVTQPALSRQIRELEHVVGQPLFVRHYKGLRLTAAGEELRTRGAKIVAALEETLRIVRGDAQSGPPLLRVGYYATMDTWAKILAPAMDKLARRVPGLSYAVTDRSCGELLGDLREGRVDVALLGPGEYPRIPGVTIGVASGFPAAVLAPINHRLAKKRQLALEELRDEEIVTLTEESAPGRDRAFAEACRAAGFVPKLLPIGRNIPEAITAGIQRQALGIAGNFAMTAPHPGVVFIKLKPPGVRLELHVAHAETVPLAAPLAELIAAEARRVIERL from the coding sequence GTGGAGTTGCGTCATCTCAGAACCTTTCTCGCCGCCGCCGAGACGCTCAGCATCTCCGCCGCCTCGCGCCAGCTGCACGTGACGCAGCCCGCACTCAGCCGCCAGATCCGCGAGCTCGAGCACGTCGTCGGCCAGCCGCTCTTCGTGCGGCACTACAAGGGACTGCGCCTCACGGCCGCCGGCGAGGAGCTGCGCACCCGCGGCGCGAAGATCGTCGCCGCGCTCGAGGAGACGCTGCGCATCGTCCGCGGCGACGCGCAGAGCGGACCGCCGCTGCTGCGCGTCGGCTACTACGCGACGATGGACACATGGGCCAAGATCCTCGCGCCCGCCATGGACAAGCTCGCGCGCCGCGTGCCGGGGTTGAGCTACGCCGTGACCGATCGCAGCTGCGGCGAACTGCTCGGCGATTTGCGCGAGGGCCGGGTCGACGTCGCCCTGCTCGGGCCGGGCGAGTATCCGCGCATTCCCGGCGTCACGATCGGCGTCGCCAGCGGTTTCCCCGCCGCCGTGCTCGCGCCGATCAACCATCGCCTGGCGAAAAAGCGCCAGCTCGCGCTCGAGGAATTGCGCGACGAGGAGATCGTGACGCTCACCGAGGAGTCCGCGCCGGGACGCGACCGGGCGTTCGCCGAGGCGTGCCGCGCGGCGGGCTTCGTGCCGAAACTCCTGCCCATCGGCCGCAACATCCCCGAGGCGATCACCGCGGGCATCCAGCGGCAGGCCCTCGGCATCGCCGGCAACTTCGCGATGACCGCGCCGCACCCCGGCGTCGTCTTCATCAAGCTCAAGCCTCCCGGCGTGCGCCTCGAATTGCACGTCGCGCACGCCGAGACGGTGCCGCTCGCCGCGCCGCTCGCCGAACTCATCGCCGCCGAGGCACGCCGCGTGATCGAGCGGCTCTGA